TCCTTTTGGGTTTGGATTTAGAAATAACGGCTCCGAGTTGAGACAGCCGTCGAATCAGAAACCGCAAAATTCTAGGATGGACAATAATTAATGCGGCTAGCAGTCCCAAGCCTGCAGTCCATAGACCGCTCCGAGGCACACTTAACAAACCGAGAATTAACCCTGCTGAAATCATTAAGAGGGTGTCGAGAATGACACTGAGGGAGGCAGCGGTTAGAGGAATGCCTATATTTTGGGCAGCTAAGGTTCGACCATAGAGATGGAGCAAATTGCTGGGTAAGTATTTGGCAATATTGGTGGTCAGGTAAATCTGGGTTGCCCAAACATTGCTGACGGGATGCCCCAAATCTTCTAGAATCCATCCCCAGACCCATCCCGTCCCGGTAAAGGCAAACAGGGTGATACCGGTTGCGATCGCAACACTAGCCCAAGCCGACAAGGTAATTTGAATGGCTGCAATCGCCTGCCAATGCTCAAATAAGGCTTTCCCTAAAAAGGCCAAAACCGCCATCAGCAATCCGGCAAAAAAGACGGCCTTATAGCTCGTCCATAGCTGCTTAATCCAGCTCCAACGCTGATCCATGAAGATATGCTCTAACTTGGGTTTAGACCGCTAGTCTTTTAATCAGGACTGAGTCCTTTGGCCTGCAGCCAGTCTGGATTAAACAACTTAGACTGATAGCGAGTGCCGCTATCACAAAGCACCGTGACGATGGTATGCCCAGGTCCCATCTCCTTGGCAAGGGCCACCGCTGCGCCCACATTGATGCCAACAGATCCCCCTAGGAACAAGCCATCTTCTCTCAAAAGTTGATAAATGACCCGCAGCGCTTCAGGGTCATCCACTTGAACTGCATCATCGATGGGAGCCCCTTCCAAATTAGCCGTGACCCGGCTGTTGCCAATGCCCTCAGTGACGGAATTGCCTTCCGGCTTAATTTCTCCAGTCTTGACATAGCTATAGAGACCGCTGCCCATGGGGTCCGCCAAAATAGTTTTGAGATTGGGGTTTTGTTCTTTGAGATAGAGGGCTACCCCGGCATAGGTGCCGCCAGTTCCAGTTGAAGTTACCCAGGCATCGATCTTGCCATCGGTCTGTTGCCAGATTTCGGGGCCTGTGCCCTCATAATGGGCGAGACGATTGGCCAAATTATCGAATTGGTTGGCCCATACGGCATTGTCTAGCTCATCGGCAATCCGACCCGATAGTTTGACATAGTTATTGGGATCACGATAGGGCACCGCTGGCACGGCCCGCACTTCTGCCCCCAATAGCCGCAACGCATCCATCTTCTCTTGGGACTGGGTTTCAGGGATGACAATTAAGCATTTATAGCCTTTGGCATTGCAGATATGGGCGAGGCCAATTCCGGTATTGCCTGCCGTGCCTTCCACAACTGTACCGCCGGGTTTAAGCACCCCTCTTTTTTCGGCGTCATTGATCATAAACAAAGCCGCTCGATCCTTGACGGAACCGCCTGGATTTAAGAACTCAGCTTTGCCCAAAATTTCACAGCCGGTTTGCTCACTGAAACTATTGAGGCGAATGAGGGGAGTGTTGCCAACTGCGCCGACAAAGCCGTGTTTAATGTCCATGGTCGCGGAAAAGATTTACATATTTGCCTATCTTCCCACGACATGCACGGCTGTGACCAAGGGTTATGGGTCTGCTACCCCGGTGTTTGCCAAAATTGAGAAATTCCCCAAACCGAGGGTGCAAAGGGTCTGCTGTGTATGTTACGCTACTAAACTGTCGGTGTTTGATGAAAGCTAACCCGTTTCAGTCATTCTCACCAACCGACTATCTGGCTCAGTAGCTCAGTGGTTAGAGCAGGGGACTCATAAGCCCAAGGTCGGCAGTTCAAATCTGCCTTGAGCCATTTCTAAAATTTGTATGAGCTGGAGGCTTGCTTGGAAGATTGCTTTCAGATAGGGTTCAGCAGAAATCATCGTTCTGTGAGACTTCTCTCATTACAATTAGGCTAGGCAGTATCAAGACTCCTACTCTACAGTTTTCGCTGATTCGGGTTTGAACTCCTGCCCCATCAAAGAGAAGGAAATGATCTGTCGGCAACTTCTCAAGGATTGAACCCCATTCAATTTCGTAATGAACTCAGCATGGCACCCCAAAAACGCGACTTACCTACTAAGATTTGCCCAGTTTGTGGATTGCCGTTTACCTGGCGCAAAAAATGGCGAAATTGCTGGGACGACGTTATTTACTGTTCTGAGAGATGCCGCAGAAATCGTCAGTCATCGTCTTAACTCCATGGGTTACCCAATTCTTTGAGAAATTCAGTGGGCATAACCCACTCGGCTGAGTCCTAGAATACGAAAGATTCTGGCTTCTATGTCTTGGAGCTGTTCAACTGTGCTGGCATAGAGGCTGTTTTGGCTGCGAAGATGCTGATGGACTTTGACTAGCAGTTCTAGTTCACTCATCATTTGAGTGGTTTCTGTCTCATTAGGGTAGAGACTGGCAATAATGCGATTGATATCGGCGGTGGTATCAGCAATAAGCTGAGTCCCATGAGCAACGGCGGATTTGAACTCCTGACCCTGTTGTTTAATCAACTGACGAATGTAATAACCGGTGGTGGCTAAAAGTTGGTGTTGAGGCATCATGCTAATCAGTCCTGTAGAGGTGGATGAAGACGAGATGGAGCCTGAATCAGGCTGCTATAAGGGTTCTAATCGTGGTGGAGGCTTTTGTGATGTTCTGAGTATTGCAGGGTCAGTTTTTTGTTCTTGTTTGAGTCTGGGTTTAAGTTGTATAAGTTCGTCTCTCATTTCTGAAATTCATCTAAAGAGTCGGCAAAAAATGCTGAATCAGTCGATGTCCTTCGGTAATTTCCTTAAAATGTTGAAGAGGAAATGTCCGTAGCAGGTGACTTCAGTTTGATTCGATGTCAAAGATGATGCAGATTGATCCAGCTGAGATCATTGCAGGGTACCGTCAAGGCTATTTTCTGATGGATAATGGTGATGGGTTGGGATGGTATTCCAGTCAGACCCGGACCGTTATGCCGTTGGATGATCGGTTTCGCTACCCAAAATCCCTCCGCCGGAGTCTGAACCAAAACCGATTTACGTCAGCGATCAATCGTGATTTTTTTGGGGTGGTCGAAGGCTGTGCTAATCGCGACTCGACCTGGATCTCTGATGAACTGAAGATGATCTACATGTTGCTATATAAAGCTGGGTGGGCTTATAGCTATGAAACTTGGCAAGACGATCAATTGGCAGGGGGCATCCTCGGATTAGTGATTGGTGGGGTATTTATTGGTGAATCGATGTTTTTCCATATCTCCGAAGGCTCCAAAGCCGCGATGGTGATGTTGGTGAATCATTTGCGATCGCAACAATTTGCCTTGTTTGATGTCCAAATCACCAATCCTCATTTGGAGCGATTTGGGGCTTACACCATTTCTGAAAAAGAGTACCAGCAAAACCTTCAAGCTGCGATTCAGCTTCAGCGGGCTTTTAAGTCGGGTTTATAGGGGATTGCGATTGTAAATGTGGTGCCTTGCCCGACCTGACTATCTATCTGAATGGTGCCTTGAAGAGACTGGGTCACAATGTTGTAGACAATATTGAGTCCCAATCCCGTCCCCCCTCGATGACGAGCAGTGGTGAAGAAGGGTTCATACACTTTAGAAAGATTTGCTGGCGGAATACCACAGCCATCATCGCTGTATGTCATAAAGGCCCGTTGGTCTTGCTGTTTAATTTGAATCTGTAACTGCCCTGTTTCACCTTCGGCGTAGGCATGCTTGATGGAGTTAGTTACCAAGTTCGTAATCAGTTGAGCCACTACCCCTGGATTATGGGTGAGGGTGATCCACTCATCTCCAGACACCCTCAGTTGGTGACCAGAATGCTTAACCTGGGGCTGAAGACTGGTCACCACTTCTTCCACATAAGCTTTCAAATTGAAGGTGCGTAACTCCTGATGGGATTGATCAATCGCGACTTGCTTGAAGCTTTGAATCAGATCTGCAGCTCGGCTGAGATTACTGTTCAGTAGTTGGGTGCATTGGCGGACCACCTCTAGATATTGATTGAGAGTCGACCGCCTGAGTTGACCGTTCTCAGCTGCTTGCAGAAATTGTTCACTCTCATCTGCGAGGGTAGAGGCAACGGTGATGCTAGTGCCAATGGGGGTATTGATTTCGTGGGCTACCCCAGCAACTAAAGTGCCTAACGCAGCCATCTTCTCTGCTTCGATCAGACTGACTTGAGCTGACTTTAACGTTTCTAGGGTTTCTGAGAGTTCTTGGGTGCGCTCTTTGACCCGCTGATCCAGTTGGGCGTTCAGCTGTTGCAGTTCAGCTTCTATGTCTAGTCTTTTGGAGAACAGTCGAGCATTCTCTAGGGCGATGGCTGCTTGGGAACAGAGGAAGTTGAGTACGGTGATGCGATCGCAAGTAAATACCCCCGCCGTAGATTGGTTCTGCAAATACAACAAGCCACTGAGATTGCCTTGATATCGAATAGGTAAACAGAGAACACTGCAAGGTTGATGTTGTTGTAGATAATCATCAAGGATGGGTAAGTCGATGTCTAAGTCATCAACAACCAGAACCTCTTGCGTATGTTGGACGTATTGAATGAGTTGAACAGGTAAGTTGGAGTTGCCAACGAGAGGTTCGTTCGTGAGTTGCGTCGTCTCAGGGATAGCAGTGGCTCTGATATGCCAGGAATCATCTGTTTCTGGTAGGAGCAATACTAAGCTATCTGCTCCAGAATTTTGCAATATCATCTGGGTGAGCTTTTCTAGTAGTTCACTTAGATTCAAGCTTTCTGAGAGAGCTTGGGCTCCTGCAAGAAGAGCTGCAAAGTCGAGACTAGTATTGAGGTTGGTTCGGTTCGAAGTAACTGAAGCTGAAGAATGAATCGATAGATTGGTATCAACAAGACTGGCCAAGGTCGCAAGTGGATTGAGCGACTGCGATCTTGGCTGAAGAATAGGTTGGAGCAAATGAGTATAACGCTGTTCAAGATCATCAGTTTTGGCTTTTGCTCCCCAGCGAGCGTAGCAGCCGTAAGCTTCTTGTATATAAGCTGTGGCAGATTTATCTTTGCCCCAATCGAGGTAGAACTTTGCTGCTAGTTCATTCCCTAGTGCT
The Acaryochloris marina S15 genome window above contains:
- a CDS encoding cysteine synthase A, whose protein sequence is MDIKHGFVGAVGNTPLIRLNSFSEQTGCEILGKAEFLNPGGSVKDRAALFMINDAEKRGVLKPGGTVVEGTAGNTGIGLAHICNAKGYKCLIVIPETQSQEKMDALRLLGAEVRAVPAVPYRDPNNYVKLSGRIADELDNAVWANQFDNLANRLAHYEGTGPEIWQQTDGKIDAWVTSTGTGGTYAGVALYLKEQNPNLKTILADPMGSGLYSYVKTGEIKPEGNSVTEGIGNSRVTANLEGAPIDDAVQVDDPEALRVIYQLLREDGLFLGGSVGINVGAAVALAKEMGPGHTIVTVLCDSGTRYQSKLFNPDWLQAKGLSPD
- a CDS encoding DUF2256 domain-containing protein translates to MAPQKRDLPTKICPVCGLPFTWRKKWRNCWDDVIYCSERCRRNRQSSS
- the aat gene encoding leucyl/phenylalanyl-tRNA--protein transferase, whose protein sequence is MQIDPAEIIAGYRQGYFLMDNGDGLGWYSSQTRTVMPLDDRFRYPKSLRRSLNQNRFTSAINRDFFGVVEGCANRDSTWISDELKMIYMLLYKAGWAYSYETWQDDQLAGGILGLVIGGVFIGESMFFHISEGSKAAMVMLVNHLRSQQFALFDVQITNPHLERFGAYTISEKEYQQNLQAAIQLQRAFKSGL
- a CDS encoding lysylphosphatidylglycerol synthase domain-containing protein, which encodes MDQRWSWIKQLWTSYKAVFFAGLLMAVLAFLGKALFEHWQAIAAIQITLSAWASVAIATGITLFAFTGTGWVWGWILEDLGHPVSNVWATQIYLTTNIAKYLPSNLLHLYGRTLAAQNIGIPLTAASLSVILDTLLMISAGLILGLLSVPRSGLWTAGLGLLAALIIVHPRILRFLIRRLSQLGAVISKSKPKRKAKPFLLKHYPWRPLLGEISIIVLRGLGFALTVQALTPVEIEAIPRLISIFSIGWLLGFVTPGVPGGVGVFELTVCQLMIRPGVLTETSTLSYGLALGSVALYRLMNTLAEALGAGLAWLDTKQSQTATAPILRSNPKKP